TTCCGGGGGGATAGCCAGCCTTAAGGATGTTGAAATAAAATCGGACAACAAGTTCGCCTCAATTGCTCTTACTAGCCTCGATTATCTTCCGCTTTCAAGTTCGGCGAGAGTCCTTCTTACTGCAGGAGCAAGGATCGAAAATAAGGGCCAGCGGTACAATGTAAGCCGCACCCAGCTTGAAACAGTCGGCGCGCCGCCAATTATTGTCGAAGGCGTAAAAGCCAAAATTACTTTCAAAAGGCAGCCGAAAGCCGTAACAGCGCTTGACATACACGGCAAAACTGTAAAAAAGATAAATGTTTCCGGGAATGGTTTTGATATTTTGCCGGAAGATAAAGCATTTTTCTATGATATTGTCTTCTAAATTGAATTGAGGTAGAATGCTAAAATGCTCGTTTGGATTCGAGAGAAAGTAAGAAAGTTCAACAAATACCGATTTGCTTATGTTTTCGTGCTTCCGACCGTTGTTGGCATGCTCATCCTGCATTTGACCCCTATACTCCAAGGCATCTGGATGTCATTTCTCAATCTTAACCAATTCACCCTGAACCAATATCTTGGCGCGCCGTTCATTTGGTTCAAAAATTATTATGATGTATTGATCAATGTAAAAAGCCCGATTAGGATCGGATTATTCGACGCCGCACGCAATACCGCGATCTACACGGTAGTCGTCACTTTTGGGACTTTGGTAATGGGGACGCTTGTAGCCCTTATGGTCAACCGCGAATTCCGAGGCAAAGGCCTTATTAGGACATTGTTCCTTTTCCCATGGGTCGTGCCTACTTATGTAACGGGGCTCTTGTGGGGTTTCATGTGGCAGAGAGGAGTTGGCATCATAAATATTCTCCTTGTGGATATTTTCCATATCCTTCCCACAAAACCTTTTTGGCTTATAGGCCCGAATACGATCTGGGCGATAATAATCCCTACTATTTGGCGCTACTGGCCGTTTTCGATGCTTCTGCTTTTAGCGGGGCTCCAAAGCATCCCGGAAGAGCTTTATGAAGCGGCGGATATCGACGGGGCATCTCCTTGGAAAAAATTTTGGATGATAACTTGGCCGCTTCTGACCCCGGTTTGGTCAATACTTATCCTTTTCGGCCTTATATTCAATGTATACAGCTTTAACATAGTGATCATGATGTTCGGGTTCGGGGCGGGATTCCCGGGCGAGTGGGGAGACCTTCTCATGACAAATATTTTCAGGAACTCGTTCATGCAGTGGAATTTTGGCGTAGGGGCCGCGGCATCGGTGCTTTTGATGGTTACAATGATAATTATTGTAAATGTCTGGTTCTATTTTTACAGAAGAGTAGAGGCTGAAAACAGGTAATGATAAATATTCCGTATTACGTAAGAAAAAGAATTATCGATTACATGATCCATTTTGTGATGATTGCGCTGCTTATCGTAACATTGTTCCCTATTGGCTGGATGATCTACACATCGCTTAAAGAAAATACCGATATTTTAGTCGGCAAGATCCCTCTTTCGCACGCGCACAATAATACTATAGACATCAATGTTGACAAGGATAAATTATGGATATTAACATCCGACGGAGGCATAAACAAGCTTGACCGCGCGAAATTAAAAGAATTAGACCACGCGACAGCCCAAACAAGCAACACCCATTTTCTTACAGATAAAAAATACATATGGGTATCTTCGGCCAATCACGGCCTTCTGCGCTACGATAAAGACAACTTAAAATCAAAAAAAGAATTCAAATTGAACCTGCCTCCATATGACGAGTCAAAGGTCGTAGGCACAACGCTTGCATCGTCCGGCGGTAAAATATATTTTGCAATGCAGTATAAGGGCCTCGAAAAAATGGTCGAATTCGACCAGAACGCCCAAAAGATAGCGCGCGTGATAAATGTTAAAAGCAGGTATTCTCCGGCCCAAGTTCGTTCGCTTCTGCCGTATAATGGAAAATTATATGTCGGGCTTGACAAGGGGCTCCTTCAGGTGAATTTATCGGACTTAAAGATCGAAAGGGAGATCGATGTCTTAACAAAGCTTCCGCTCGGGGTTGAGAGGATGAAAGCCGTCGAATCAAAGATCGTAATGTCGGGCATAAATGGCGCCTATATTTTGGACCCGCAATCGGGCGTGATCGCCCAAAAGATATTTCCGACCGCGGTTCTTGGCATGGGAGTCAACGGATCTAAGATTTTTATCGGGAATAATAGGGGATTTTATTCCCTCGATTTCAAGACAGGCGAGAGCTTGAATCCAGAGATGCTTTTCAAGCAGGTAAGGCGGGACGGGACTGTTATCCGCGATTCAAGCTTGACTCCTGCTGAAGTGTTAACTTTCGCGTTCCGCAATAATAATGTATATA
This genomic interval from Candidatus Saganbacteria bacterium contains the following:
- a CDS encoding sugar ABC transporter permease, with amino-acid sequence MLVWIREKVRKFNKYRFAYVFVLPTVVGMLILHLTPILQGIWMSFLNLNQFTLNQYLGAPFIWFKNYYDVLINVKSPIRIGLFDAARNTAIYTVVVTFGTLVMGTLVALMVNREFRGKGLIRTLFLFPWVVPTYVTGLLWGFMWQRGVGIINILLVDIFHILPTKPFWLIGPNTIWAIIIPTIWRYWPFSMLLLLAGLQSIPEELYEAADIDGASPWKKFWMITWPLLTPVWSILILFGLIFNVYSFNIVIMMFGFGAGFPGEWGDLLMTNIFRNSFMQWNFGVGAAASVLLMVTMIIIVNVWFYFYRRVEAENR